A single window of Sphingobacterium sp. ML3W DNA harbors:
- a CDS encoding SRPBCC domain-containing protein: protein MDTSNKATFTFSKDKKSVEITRHFNAPLPLVWKAWTEAAILDKWWAPKPWKSETRKMLFANEGQRLYCMCGPAGERSWGLITFHDIKPQVGFAITDAFCDESGRVNNDFPSTHWEIRLEEKEGTNLVNVLTSSKEEDMKQLIDMGFQEGYAMALDNLEEWLRGQKT, encoded by the coding sequence ATGGATACTTCGAATAAAGCTACTTTTACCTTTTCTAAGGATAAAAAATCAGTTGAAATAACCCGTCATTTTAACGCTCCTCTACCATTGGTATGGAAGGCGTGGACGGAGGCGGCTATTTTGGATAAGTGGTGGGCGCCAAAACCATGGAAATCAGAAACCCGAAAGATGCTGTTTGCTAATGAAGGCCAGCGACTCTACTGTATGTGCGGCCCTGCAGGAGAACGCAGTTGGGGTTTAATCACTTTTCATGATATAAAACCACAAGTAGGTTTTGCTATAACGGATGCGTTTTGTGATGAATCTGGAAGGGTTAATAATGATTTCCCATCTACGCATTGGGAAATCAGATTGGAAGAGAAAGAAGGTACGAATTTAGTAAATGTGTTGACTTCTAGTAAAGAAGAAGACATGAAGCAGCTGATTGATATGGGTTTTCAAGAAGGGTACGCTATGGCGTTAGACAATCTAGAAGAGTGGCTTCGTGGACAAAAGACATAA
- a CDS encoding MFS transporter produces the protein MDAALINSEEELYKNRNRIRIAVSLFYFCQGLAFASWASRIPIIKERLALTEGQLGTILLMLPVGQLVTMALSGKLVTTYGSAKVLRIVAIIYAMILCLVGFARNAWELGAVLFFFGVIGNMCNIAVNTQGVAAEKIFRKSIMSSFHGAWSIAGFTGALIGLLTMNIAVDTIPHFMIIFVLILANTLINQRYLIPGIATQAKKTSFFSKPESSLVQLGIIGFFSMATEGAMFDWSGVYFKEIVHAPEHLIIVGYASFMVMMALGRFIGDAVIVRLGRKRTLQISGILMFLGMMTSVIFPYFYVCTLAFMMVGIGVACNVPTVYSMAGQNKVIPSGVALAMVSSISFLGFLMGPPLIGYIAELTSLRYSYGVFAFFGIMLFIMASKLKVFRQ, from the coding sequence ATGGACGCAGCCTTAATAAACTCTGAAGAAGAGCTATATAAAAATCGCAATCGCATCCGGATTGCAGTATCACTATTTTACTTTTGCCAAGGTCTAGCATTTGCCTCTTGGGCAAGTCGTATCCCAATTATCAAGGAACGCTTAGCGCTCACTGAAGGTCAATTGGGAACGATTCTACTGATGTTGCCTGTAGGACAATTGGTGACCATGGCCCTATCGGGAAAATTGGTAACCACCTATGGTAGCGCTAAGGTTTTACGTATTGTAGCCATCATCTATGCGATGATCTTATGCTTGGTTGGATTTGCTCGTAATGCTTGGGAACTCGGAGCAGTGCTGTTTTTCTTTGGCGTTATAGGAAACATGTGCAATATAGCGGTCAATACACAAGGTGTAGCTGCTGAAAAAATTTTTAGAAAGTCGATTATGTCTTCCTTCCACGGGGCTTGGAGCATTGCTGGTTTTACGGGAGCACTTATTGGCTTGCTTACTATGAATATAGCGGTAGATACCATTCCTCATTTTATGATTATCTTCGTACTCATCTTAGCCAATACCCTTATAAACCAGCGTTATTTAATACCTGGTATTGCAACACAGGCTAAAAAAACTTCATTTTTCTCGAAACCAGAAAGCAGCTTGGTACAATTGGGCATCATTGGATTCTTTAGTATGGCTACAGAAGGAGCCATGTTTGATTGGAGTGGTGTATACTTTAAGGAAATTGTTCATGCTCCGGAGCATCTAATTATCGTAGGTTACGCCTCATTTATGGTGATGATGGCATTAGGTAGATTTATTGGCGATGCGGTCATCGTTAGGCTCGGTCGTAAACGTACATTACAAATTAGTGGAATATTGATGTTTTTAGGAATGATGACTTCCGTTATATTTCCATATTTCTATGTCTGTACGCTTGCCTTTATGATGGTAGGTATAGGTGTAGCCTGCAATGTTCCAACGGTATATAGTATGGCCGGACAAAACAAAGTAATTCCCTCAGGAGTGGCCTTAGCGATGGTGTCGAGCATCAGCTTCCTCGGGTTCTTAATGGGGCCACCGTTAATCGGCTATATTGCAGAACTGACTAGTTTACGTTATTCTTACGGCGTATTTGCTTTCTTTGGCATTATGTTGTTTATTATGGCATCGAAACTGAAAGTATTTAGACAATAA
- a CDS encoding peroxiredoxin has translation MSFTGKSFPSITVDAIDYLGDNLQINIFEKAVQEGKKVLLFWYPKDFTFVCPTELHAFQEALPEFEKRNTIVIGASCDTNEVHFAWLNTAKDNGGIEGVTYPILADTTRNLSSVLGILDIKEVEHPEYGTLVEGSAVAYRATYLIDETGRVFHESVNDMPLGRNVKEYLRLIDAYAHVQNFGEVCPANWEEGKEAMNATRDGVASYLAGN, from the coding sequence ATGAGTTTTACAGGTAAAAGTTTTCCAAGCATCACCGTAGATGCGATCGATTATTTAGGTGATAATTTGCAAATAAACATTTTCGAAAAAGCAGTTCAAGAAGGTAAAAAAGTATTATTGTTTTGGTATCCAAAAGATTTCACTTTTGTTTGTCCAACAGAATTACACGCTTTTCAAGAGGCTTTACCAGAATTCGAAAAACGTAACACAATCGTTATTGGTGCATCATGTGACACGAACGAAGTTCACTTCGCTTGGTTAAATACTGCAAAAGATAACGGTGGTATCGAAGGTGTAACTTACCCAATTTTAGCGGATACTACACGTAACTTATCTTCTGTATTAGGTATTTTAGACATTAAAGAAGTAGAGCATCCAGAGTACGGTACTTTAGTTGAAGGTTCTGCAGTTGCTTACAGAGCTACATACTTAATCGACGAAACAGGTCGCGTATTCCACGAATCTGTAAACGATATGCCATTAGGTCGTAATGTAAAAGAATACTTACGTTTAATCGACGCTTATGCACACGTTCAGAATTTCGGTGAAGTATGTCCTGCTAACTGGGAAGAAGGAAAAGAAGCAATGAATGCGACTCGTGACGGTGTAGCTAGCTATTTAGCTGGTAACTAA
- a CDS encoding thioredoxin family protein, whose translation MVQELENDNLQEIVNSNDIVMVQYAATWCGNCKIMKPKFKKLATENENVTFVIADAEKFPESRKLANVNNLPTFAAFKNGKLVNQVQTNKFDALIDLFNEASSN comes from the coding sequence ATGGTACAAGAATTAGAAAACGATAATTTACAAGAAATTGTAAACAGCAATGATATAGTAATGGTTCAATATGCGGCTACTTGGTGTGGTAACTGTAAAATTATGAAACCAAAATTCAAAAAATTGGCAACAGAAAATGAAAATGTAACTTTCGTAATCGCTGATGCCGAGAAATTTCCAGAGTCTAGAAAATTAGCAAACGTAAATAACTTACCTACTTTTGCGGCTTTCAAAAATGGTAAATTAGTAAATCAAGTACAAACAAATAAATTTGACGCCTTAATCGACTTATTCAATGAAGCTTCCAGTAATTAA
- a CDS encoding DUF6952 family protein, translated as MKLPVIKHITEFIEQNDVDYVLETIETLESLVEAPLKDEELDVIGELISNLYGAVEVDKLVKEGNSKKDAMNMFMKRVLGSIDK; from the coding sequence ATGAAGCTTCCAGTAATTAAACATATCACAGAATTTATCGAGCAAAACGATGTTGACTATGTATTAGAAACTATTGAGACATTAGAATCTTTAGTTGAAGCGCCTTTAAAAGATGAAGAACTTGATGTAATAGGTGAGTTAATCTCTAATCTTTATGGTGCAGTTGAGGTCGATAAATTGGTCAAAGAAGGAAATAGCAAGAAAGACGCAATGAACATGTTTATGAAGCGTGTGCTAGGTTCAATCGATAAATAA